CAGATTAAATCTTCTAAACAGAGAGCTTATCATGTCTATATTATTACCAAAGAGAAAACCTGCGCCAAAATAGGCAATGCCCCACAAAATGCCGCTTAAAATAGCCCAAAATGAGAAGTGCAACGGATTCATTCTGAAAATTCCAGCAACAAATGGAACAACAGGCCTTAAAGCACCAACAAACCTGCCAACAAAAACACTTACACCGCCGAACTTTTCAAAAAAATCAACACCCTTTTCGAAAGCCTGTTTATGTCTTTTTAAGAACGGTTTATCCTTTATCTCATCGTAAAACAGAAAAGCCAAATAGAAACTTGCAAAATCTGCAGCTATAGCACCCAAGGAACCAAAAACAATTAAAGCATAAATATTCAACAAACCTTTGCTTGCAGCATACCCACTGCCTACGGCAAAAACAGCACCCGGCACAAACTCACCAATTATAAAGAATGATTCAAAAAAAGAGACAAAAAACACAACAAGATAGACAAAAAAGCCATACTTTTCAGCTAAAGAACCAACAAAAGCCAAAATATTATCCATTTTTCAGCCAGATTAAAAACTCCCTGTTGCCTTCTTTACCCTTAATGGGTGATTCAATTAACCCTTTATACTCAAAACCAATCGCTTTAGCAAAATTTTTTATATCATTAATAACGCCCTTTATTTTATCTTCATCTCTAACAATACCCTTCTTTGTTCCACCAACTCCAACTTCAAACTGTGGTTTAATCAAAGCAACAACTTCAGCACCATTTTTAAGTAAATCCTTCACAGGCTTAAGCACAAGTCTTAGCGAAATAAAGCTTACATCAATAGATGCAAAGTCAAATCTCTCATCGGGCTTAAAATAGCGAATGTCCGTCTCTTCAAACAGAACAACCCGCTCATCACTCCTTAAACTAAAATGCATCTGCTCCTTTCCAACATCAACTGCAAACACCTTCTTAGCACCATTTCTCAACATACATTCGGTAAAACCACCCGTTGATGAGCCAACATCAAGACAAACCTTATCCTTCAAATCAATGCCAAATTCATCAATGGCTTTTTCAAGCTTATAACCTGCCCTGCTTACATATTCTGGCAGCTTCAACACTTCAACTTCATCGCTCTCATCAACCAAAAAGGAAGGTTTTTTGATAACAATTCCGTTAACCTTAACATAGCCTTTCAAAATCAGCTCTTTTGCTTTGCTTCTCGACTCCAAAATATGTGATTTGCTTAGATAAACATCGAGTCTCATATTAAATTGAGAGCATTCTCTTTCTCTTTCTCAAAATATAAATAAGCTCAATCGGTGTTTTACCTTCACTTGAATCAACAGATGCTATGGTGAACTTCACCTTAAAATCCTTATCAAGATGATTAAGCCTTTTTGAAACTTCATCAGAAAGGCCTTTTAAGAAACCTTCAACCCTGCTTACATTATCAACCTTTTTAGAATAAGGCAGAGCAAAGATAAACGAATCACCGCCAAATCTGCTTAAAAAGAGTGCACCGTATTTGGTAAGCTCAGACAAAACAGCGGCCGTCTTCATTAACAGCTCATCACCAAAAACCGTCGAATGCGTCAGGTTTATAAAATCCATATCCTTAACATCAACAAGGTAAATTTTAAAGTTTTTCTTTAAAGCAAGCAGATTGTCAACATTCTTCAAAAATATATCCCTTTTCAGAAGACCTGTCAGATAATCCACATTGCTAAACTTTTTCTTATACTCATCAAACGCTTCTGGGATTAGAGATTTTTGAGACATCTCCATAGCATCATTAAAACTCTTCTTCAAAACATCTATCGACTCTTTAAGTAAATTCTCATCAAAATGCCACTTTTCAGAAATCATAATCTGTATAGCTTCATCAACACTAAACGCCTTTCTGTAAGGCCTTGAAGTCGTTAAGGCATCAAACACATCAGCAATGGCAAGAATCTTTGCACCTTTTGAAAGCTTCGAACAGTCAAGTCCATCAGGATATCCACTCCCATCACAACGCTCATGATGATGCCTAACCATCTCAGCAATACTCTTCAAATCTGGCAATGTTTTAAAACGCTTAACAATTTCATAAGATAAGACAGGATGATATTTTATAATTTCAAACTCAATTTCAGACAAAGAAGATGGTTTCAATAAAACAGAATCCGGCAAACTTATCTTGCCTATATCGTGCAGAAGTCCGGCAATGTAAATTCTTTCAACCTGCTTACTTGTCAAACCTAAATTCTCTGCTATTCTCTTTGAATAAAACGCAACCCTTTGGGAATGGCCTTTTGTATAAACATCCTTCATTTCAATTGTAATAATAAAGCTGTTTATTATCTCTTCTTCATTTTTGCTTATAACATTTTTAAGCTTGTGATACTCCTTTATCTCATCAAGGAACTTCAGTAGTTGCCTTGTAAGTAGTGTAGTTATATTTATATCATAGACAGAAAACATATAATCATGAACATAACCGTATCCAACCGTCGCTATAAGTTCACCATCATCCCAGATAGGTATAATTAATATGCTATCAATAGATAAATCCTGCTTTATGTTTTTAAAACACTTAAGTCTATCCTTAGACAGTTCATACCTAAATACTGCTACACCTTTAAGTCTTCTTTCGAACATCTTATACGAAAGCATACTTTTCACTTTTTCAACCTTTTTAAAACTAACGCAACTAAACTGAGCTGACACATCAACGAATGCATACAGATTTCTCTTTGGAAAAACCAAACTCACGGCTTTCGCTTTTGTTATATCCAATATTTTTTTTAGATTACCTTCAACCCAACTTTTAAGACAACTTAAATCACTACATTTAGGTCTTTCTACTTCAAGGTTTAAAATTTCCTGTTGAAGAAAATCCTTAAACATTTTATTTTCCACTAACACAGTGATAAATCGTGAAAGAAAAGCAATATCTTTAATATCCTCAGATGTAAATTTTCTTGGCTTTTCAAAACTTTCAAGACCCAAAACAGCATTAAATTCTGCATCCAATCTAAAAAG
This genomic stretch from Hippea alviniae EP5-r harbors:
- a CDS encoding HD domain-containing phosphohydrolase — protein: MNNKIEELADLIVREGITSETLDKIADYFNVDGCTIICIKDFDLTLVESSSYFKENKIDIVELYNNTKEENLLLYEAIKKGYLVVNNYQDYKGFSSLWREIGLKSVLLFRLDAEFNAVLGLESFEKPRKFTSEDIKDIAFLSRFITVLVENKMFKDFLQQEILNLEVERPKCSDLSCLKSWVEGNLKKILDITKAKAVSLVFPKRNLYAFVDVSAQFSCVSFKKVEKVKSMLSYKMFERRLKGVAVFRYELSKDRLKCFKNIKQDLSIDSILIIPIWDDGELIATVGYGYVHDYMFSVYDINITTLLTRQLLKFLDEIKEYHKLKNVISKNEEEIINSFIITIEMKDVYTKGHSQRVAFYSKRIAENLGLTSKQVERIYIAGLLHDIGKISLPDSVLLKPSSLSEIEFEIIKYHPVLSYEIVKRFKTLPDLKSIAEMVRHHHERCDGSGYPDGLDCSKLSKGAKILAIADVFDALTTSRPYRKAFSVDEAIQIMISEKWHFDENLLKESIDVLKKSFNDAMEMSQKSLIPEAFDEYKKKFSNVDYLTGLLKRDIFLKNVDNLLALKKNFKIYLVDVKDMDFINLTHSTVFGDELLMKTAAVLSELTKYGALFLSRFGGDSFIFALPYSKKVDNVSRVEGFLKGLSDEVSKRLNHLDKDFKVKFTIASVDSSEGKTPIELIYILRKRKRMLSI
- a CDS encoding TlyA family RNA methyltransferase; protein product: MRLDVYLSKSHILESRSKAKELILKGYVKVNGIVIKKPSFLVDESDEVEVLKLPEYVSRAGYKLEKAIDEFGIDLKDKVCLDVGSSTGGFTECMLRNGAKKVFAVDVGKEQMHFSLRSDERVVLFEETDIRYFKPDERFDFASIDVSFISLRLVLKPVKDLLKNGAEVVALIKPQFEVGVGGTKKGIVRDEDKIKGVINDIKNFAKAIGFEYKGLIESPIKGKEGNREFLIWLKNG
- a CDS encoding DedA family protein; translated protein: MDNILAFVGSLAEKYGFFVYLVVFFVSFFESFFIIGEFVPGAVFAVGSGYAASKGLLNIYALIVFGSLGAIAADFASFYLAFLFYDEIKDKPFLKRHKQAFEKGVDFFEKFGGVSVFVGRFVGALRPVVPFVAGIFRMNPLHFSFWAILSGILWGIAYFGAGFLFGNNIDMISSLFRRFNLILIVSVSVLVFVYLLIRGEGD